A genomic window from Streptomyces sp. HUAS YS2 includes:
- a CDS encoding acyclic terpene utilization AtuA family protein, protein MALRIGNASGFYGDRFDAVRELLTGGELDVLTGDYLAELTMLILGRDRLKDPATGYAKTFLRQMEEGLGLAHERGVRIVTNAGGLNPAGLADALRALAERLGLPTRVAHVEGDQLPAGDGVLTANAYLGGAGIAACLAAGADVVVTGRVTDAALVTGPAQWHFGWGPEEYDRLAGAVVAGHVLECGTQATGGNYSFFTGHDVRRPGFPVAELHEDGSCVITKQPGTGGLVDVGTVTAQLLYETAGARYAGPDVTARLDTVRLTQDGPDRVRIDGVRGEAPPPALKAGRTRLGGFRNEVVFVLTGLDVEAKAQLVQDQVEDAFGRAKSRPADVRWELARTDRPDADTEETASALLRLVVRDQDPEAVGRSLSGAAIELALASYPGFHVTAPPGKGAPYGVFEAVYVPAADVAHTAVLPDGTRQPIPVPAHTRELEPVPTPDLPEPQPAGPTRRVPLGLVAGARSGDKGGDANVGVWVRTDAAWRWLAHTLTEDRFRALLPETAELTVVRHLLPNLRAVNFTVAGLLGQGVASQARFDPQAKALGEWLRSRALDVPEDLL, encoded by the coding sequence GCGACCGCTTCGACGCCGTTCGCGAGTTGCTCACCGGTGGCGAGCTCGACGTCCTCACCGGCGACTACCTCGCCGAGTTGACCATGCTCATCCTCGGCCGCGACCGCCTGAAGGACCCGGCCACCGGCTACGCGAAGACCTTCCTCCGGCAGATGGAGGAGGGGCTCGGCCTCGCCCACGAGCGCGGCGTCCGCATCGTCACCAACGCCGGCGGGCTCAACCCCGCCGGGCTCGCCGACGCGCTGCGCGCCCTCGCCGAGCGGCTCGGCCTGCCCACCCGCGTCGCCCATGTCGAGGGCGACCAGCTCCCCGCCGGGGACGGGGTGCTGACCGCGAACGCCTACCTCGGCGGCGCCGGGATCGCCGCATGCCTCGCCGCCGGCGCGGACGTCGTCGTCACCGGCCGGGTCACCGACGCCGCGCTCGTCACCGGGCCCGCGCAGTGGCACTTCGGCTGGGGCCCGGAGGAGTACGACCGGCTGGCCGGCGCGGTCGTCGCCGGGCACGTGCTGGAGTGCGGTACGCAGGCCACCGGCGGCAACTACTCCTTCTTCACCGGGCACGACGTCAGGCGCCCCGGCTTCCCCGTCGCCGAGCTGCACGAGGACGGCAGCTGCGTGATCACCAAGCAGCCCGGCACCGGCGGCCTCGTCGACGTCGGCACCGTCACCGCGCAGCTGCTGTACGAGACGGCCGGCGCCCGGTACGCGGGGCCCGACGTGACCGCCCGGCTCGACACCGTACGGCTCACCCAGGACGGCCCCGACCGGGTTCGGATCGACGGAGTGCGCGGCGAGGCCCCGCCACCCGCACTCAAGGCCGGCCGCACCCGGCTCGGCGGCTTCCGCAACGAGGTCGTCTTCGTGCTCACCGGTCTCGACGTCGAGGCCAAGGCACAGTTGGTGCAGGACCAGGTCGAGGACGCCTTCGGCCGCGCCAAGTCCCGCCCGGCGGACGTCCGATGGGAACTCGCCCGGACCGACCGGCCCGACGCGGACACCGAGGAGACCGCCAGCGCCCTGCTCCGGCTCGTCGTGCGCGACCAGGACCCCGAGGCCGTCGGGCGCTCGCTGTCCGGCGCGGCGATCGAGCTGGCGCTCGCCAGCTACCCCGGCTTCCACGTCACCGCCCCGCCGGGGAAGGGCGCGCCGTACGGGGTCTTCGAGGCCGTGTACGTACCGGCCGCGGACGTCGCGCACACGGCCGTGCTGCCCGACGGGACCCGGCAGCCGATCCCCGTACCGGCGCACACCCGCGAGCTGGAGCCCGTCCCCACGCCCGACCTGCCCGAACCCCAGCCCGCAGGGCCGACCCGGCGGGTGCCGCTCGGCCTCGTCGCCGGAGCCCGCAGCGGCGACAAGGGCGGCGACGCGAACGTCGGCGTCTGGGTGCGGACCGACGCGGCCTGGCGCTGGCTCGCGCACACCCTCACCGAGGACCGGTTCCGCGCACTCCTGCCGGAGACCGCGGAGCTGACCGTCGTACGCCACCTCCTGCCGAACCTGCGCGCGGTCAACTTCACCGTCGCCGGGCTGCTCGGCCAGGGCGTCGCCTCGCAGGCCCGCTTCGACCCCCAGGCCAAGGCGCTCGGCGAATGGCTCCGTTCCCGCGCCCTCGACGTACCGGAGGACCTCCTGTGA